One genomic region from Clostridium saccharobutylicum DSM 13864 encodes:
- a CDS encoding DNRLRE domain-containing protein, translating into MDSIFKFKCNGTNYVDSGNANKNFYDCKNLFAGSVHKTSSHSTMFKSLITFDLSNLQPYPISSAYLCLFVKDINSDTSYYSNDTLSLYKNTCDFDVKSVTWNTLPPTDSHMHLSITPNDVGKYIKINITYIVNSWIQDDKNYGITLEANNFYSSLVKLASANSSNPPWLLIKYKNHKDISDYNSNLKTVYQ; encoded by the coding sequence TTGGATTCTATTTTTAAATTTAAATGTAATGGTACAAATTATGTAGATAGCGGTAATGCTAATAAAAACTTTTATGACTGTAAAAACTTATTTGCTGGAAGTGTTCATAAAACTTCCTCACATTCTACCATGTTCAAATCTTTGATTACTTTCGATTTGTCTAACTTACAACCATATCCAATTTCATCTGCTTATTTATGCTTGTTTGTAAAGGATATCAACTCTGATACTAGCTACTATAGTAATGATACTCTTTCACTTTATAAAAATACTTGTGATTTTGATGTAAAATCTGTTACTTGGAATACTCTGCCACCAACAGACTCTCATATGCATCTAAGTATAACTCCAAATGATGTCGGAAAATATATTAAAATTAATATAACTTATATTGTGAACAGTTGGATTCAAGATGACAAAAACTATGGTATAACATTGGAAGCTAATAATTTTTATTCATCACTGGTAAAATTAGCTTCTGCTAATTCTTCAAATCCACCTTGGCTTCTTATAAAATACAAAAATCATAAAGATATTTCTGATTATAATTCAAACTTAAAAACCGTCTATCAATAA